Proteins from one Anopheles nili chromosome 2, idAnoNiliSN_F5_01, whole genome shotgun sequence genomic window:
- the LOC128721276 gene encoding mitochondrial uncoupling protein Bmcp: protein MGDIRDWRPFVYGGMASIMAEFGTFPIDTTKTRLQIQGQKTDRSHSELRYRGMMDAFVKISRQEGVKALYSGIWPAVLRQATYGTIKFGTYYTLKKVATDRGLLHDKAGNESLWCNAACATMAGAISSAIANPTDVLKVRMQVHGRGTSEIGLVRCFREIYVHEGIRGLWRGVGPTAQRAAVIAAVELPVYDFCKLHLMETFGDQVANHFISSFIASLGSAIASTPIDVIRTRLMNQRRVHQLAPSISPATTTTGSTPRLYYNGSMDCAVQTVRNEGFRALYKGFIPTWVRMGPWNIIFFITYEQLKQFY, encoded by the exons ATGGGTGACATTCGCGATTGGAGGCCGTTTGTTTACGGCGGAATGGCCTCGATAATGGCCGAGTTCG GTACGTTTCCCATCGACACGACGAAAACTCGGCTGCAAATTCAAGGTCAAAAGACAGATCGATCTCACAGCGAACTGCGGTACCGGGGAATGATGGATGCGTTCGTGAAAATTTCCCGCCAAGAAGGCGTCAAGGCGCTCTATTCCGG GATATGGCCAGCAGTTTTGCGACAGGCCACGTACGGTACCATCAAGTTCGGCACGTACTACACCCTTAAAAAAGTGGCCACTGATCGAGGCCTACTGCACGATAAGGCGGGCAACGAGAGCCTGTGGTGTAATGCGGCCTGTGCCACAATGGCGGGTGCAATTTCGAGCGCCATCGCTAACCCCACGGACGTGCTGAAGGTGCGCATGCAGGTTCACGGAAGAGGCACAAGCGAGATCGGGCTGGTTCGGTGCTTCCGGGAGATATACGTGCACGAAGGCATTCGAGGGTTGTGGCGTGGGGTTGGACCAACGGCGCAAAGGGCTGCGGTGATAGCGGCCGTGGAACTTCCGGTGTACGATTTCTGCAAGCTTCACCTAATGGAGACGTTCGGCGATCAGGTGGCGAATCATTTCAT ATCTAGTTTTATAGCGAGCTTGGGCAGCGCGATCGCCTCAACACCAATTGATGTGATAAGG ACCCGTCTCATGAACCAGCGGCGTGTGCATCAGCTGGCACCGAGCATTTCACCCGCGACCACGACCACCGGTTCGACACCCAGGTTGTACTATAATGGTAGCATGGATTGTGCCGTGCAAACCGTGCGGAACGAGGGTTTCCGTGCCCTGTATAAAGGCTTCATCCCGACGTGGGTGCGCATGGGACCGTGGAAcatcattttcttcatcaCCTACGAGCAGCTGAAGCAGTTCTATTAG
- the LOC128721275 gene encoding myeloid leukemia factor, translated as MSLFGMMNDLEEDPIFGHHMRSMRHMSNMLNSLFPDPFGMLGGVGGGGMESIAAGPAFGMRHNALMPFMQPNMNRLLSIGGPSDAASFSSSSVISMTSGPNGPQVYQATSSTRTGPGGIKETRNTVQDSRTGTKKMAIGHHIGDRAHIIEREQNMSTGQQEERQDFINLDDEEAEDFDREFQNKARTVMHMPGGGRRSEQLALPSTQPAQSQRILSITEVPDDGCEICGNPSDTPTCNACSSNRGNSNQSNGHLEQQHQQLQSPQSQQPQQLASKGGRTNRNSIGQPGSGSGYGTGGPISARRSIRSPVSSPLSMASPVGGTQHHITTSVHPHPYNATGRRSRPLKGPSSSNTHYQ; from the exons ATGTCGCTCTTCGGCATGATGAATGATTTGGAGGAGGATCCTATTTTTGG CCATCATATGCGCTCGATGCGCCACATGAGCAACATGCTCAACTCGCTGTTTCCCGACCCATTCGGGATGCTGGGCGGCGTAGGTGGCGGTGGAATGGAAAGCATCGCCGCCGGTCCCGCGTTCGGGATGCGCCACAACGCGCTGATGCCCTTCATGCAGCCAAACATGAACCGGCTGCTGAGCATCGGTGGTCCTTCCGACGCAGCCTCGTtctccagcagcagcgtcaTTTCGATGACATCCGGACCAAACGGTCCGCAGGTGTATCAGGCCACGTCGAGCACTCGCACCGGTCCGGGTGGTATTAAGGAGACGCGCAACACGGTACAGGATAGCCGCACGGGCACGAAGAAAATGGCGATCGGGCATCACATCGGCGATCGGGCGCACATAATCGAGCGGGAGCAAAACATGAGCACCGGACAGCAAGAGGAGCGCCAGGATTTTATCAATCTGGACGACGAGGAAGCGGAGGACTTTGATCGCGAGTTCCAGAACAAAGCACGCACCGTCATGCACATGCCAGGAGGTGGCCGCCGTTCGGAACAGTTGGCGCTGCCGTCGACTCAGCCAGC CCAGTCGCAGCGAATTCTGTCGATTACCGAGGTACCGGACGATGGTTGCGAAATCTGTGGCAATCCCAGCGACACGCCAACGTGCAAtgcctgcagcagcaacaggggCAACAGTAACCAGAGCAACGGCCACCtcgaacagcaacaccagcagctaCAGTCGCCCCAatcgcagcaaccgcagcagctgGCGTCGAAAGGTGGAAGGACCAACAGAAACAGTATTGGCCAGCCCGGGTCCGGGTCCGGTTACGGTACCGGTGGTCCCATCTCGGCCCGGCGATCGATCCGATCGCCTGTCTCGTCACCGTTGAGCATGGCATCGCCCGTCGGTGGCACACAGCATCACATTACTACAAG CGTGCATCCGCACCCGTACAATGCGACCGGCAGGAGATCTCGGCCGCTGAAGGGTCCCTCTTCGTCCAACACGCACTATCAGTAA
- the LOC128729599 gene encoding uncharacterized protein LOC128729599 → MAVTNILIILNLGCEMLYVIDQRLKAQSIPLDKSAQVLREITEVLLDPKFLHYIATAYQQSMLTVQQCRVLLTDIACCSLMRLDISSMDKLWDLMVMIFKWQMFITNKNAQMLLDLTFRHLDGIGRLIPEMRKQILIDNVKKSLIELWDPLCEDEQTIVHRKVYKWLKPYNTKISILIRMGLQKTTGEFEPEPKKNIFYNYYISNIGENIYSKTANLAALKAQTESTGTASSSSVDMITAGHEIDTLVQQLNIQHDPADETTESCKSTQPVPQSGSVHGGLNDIVIAEGANHKNNCQPTACTHSKENVSEKDNTQEESDTCHIAPESNLEKLMKKIKLDKEEFEVADNETFNANDELLKMFDEKVQF, encoded by the exons atgGCCGTGACAAACATTTTAATCATACTAAACTTGGGATGCGAAATGCTATACGTGATTGACCAACGGCTGAAAGCCCAATCTATACCGTTGGACAAATCAGCTCAAG TGCTGCGAGAAATCACTGAGGTGCTGCTAGATCCAAAGTTTCTGCACTATATTGCGACAGCATATCAGCAAAGCATGTTGACCGTACAACAGTGCCGCGTGCTGCTGACGGACATAGCGTGCTGTTCGCTAATGCGTCTGGATATCAGCTCGATGGACAAGCTGTGGGATTTAATGGTGATGATTTTCAAATGGCAAATGTTCATCACAAATAAAAACGCCCAAATGCTGCTGGATCTAACGTTCCGCCATTTGGATGGAATCGGGCGCTTGATACCGGAAATGCGAAAACAGATCCTGATCGACAACGTGAAGAAATCGTTAATTGAATTGTGGGATCCGTTGTGCGAAGACGAACAAACGATCGTCCACCGTAAGGTGTACAAATGGTTGAAACCGTACAACACCAAAATATCCATCCTTATTCGTATGGGGTTACAGAAAACCACCGGGGAATTTGAACCCGAAccaaagaaaaatatattttacaaTTACTACATCAGCAACATAGGGGAGAACATATACTCCAAAACGGCGAACTTGGCTGCTTTAAAGGCACAAACCGAATCGACTGGAACGGCAAGCAGTTCGAGCGTAGATATGATAACGGCAGGGCATGAAATCGATACGCTCGTTCAGCAGCTCAACATCCAACATGATCCTGCCGATGAGACAACTGAGAGCTGTAAAAGCACACAACCCGTCCCCCAATCAGGCTCCGTTCATGGTGGCTTGAACGATATTGTAATTGCGGAAGGTGCCAATCACAAGAACAACTGCCAGCCCACGGCATGCACGCACAGTAAGGAAAATGTTTCTGAAAAGGATAACACGCAGGAGGAAAGCGACACGTGCCACATTGCGCCAGAAAGCAATTTGGAAAAgctgatgaaaaaaattaagctGGACAAGGAAGAGTTTGAAGTGGCTGATAACGAAACGTTCAATGCGAACGATGAGCTGCTGAAGATGTTTGATGAGAAGGTACAGTTTTGA
- the LOC128720059 gene encoding U6 snRNA-associated Sm-like protein LSm8: MSGLESYVNNTVSIITADGRNFVGTLKGFDQTVNVILDESHERVYSMTAGIEQVVLGLHIIRGDNIAIIGQLDESADSKLDFTAIRGMPLEPVVH, translated from the coding sequence ATGTCCGGCCTGGAGTCGTACGTCAACAATACAGTATCTATTATCACGGCCGATGGGCGAAATTTCGTCGGCACGCTAAAGGGATTCGATCAGACAGTCAATGTAATTTTGGACGAATCGCACGAACGCGTTTATTCGATGACCGCTGGTATCGAACAAGTCGTACTAGGGCTACACATTATCCGCGGAGATAACATCGCAATCATCGGCCAGCTGGACGAGAGTGCAGACAGCAAGCTAGATTTTACTGCGATACGCGGTATGCCACTTGAGCCGGTGGTGCATTGA
- the LOC128731794 gene encoding SET and MYND domain-containing protein 4 yields MSNQLEEKFGAWELFEELWEESMKDDAIVAVSQAIRYKLLNEPCKDRLNLRQDVKDNAKARDLRTKGNELFHPKVKRYIEATKYYNESISFSTKGSEERGMAYSNRSMICYALRQYDDCLKNIALARESNYPERLAVKLAQREADAKRALQVENNNNQDSTDGQSDTNCITEPKELKLSYDSLETLPQVANCLELRESKDFGRFVATNKSLKVGDVVIIEKPFCNLLLDTYRCIRCDFCHRESMFTLIPCENCTVAMYCSEECMEKAHAQYHRYECPIIRDLWRIFTKIPVLAVRTVISAIAAFGHNLSAMKDYLEELNESQVNAFTMDWRTATPQDIYSTVHVLESNHAVRDGKDREHRRFFAYIALSMLMDRTELGPVCDENPEIQEMLFDLLERHMQTCPVNMHSLYYMDYHPKRKEYDMEKYASGCFPLLSMLNHSCAPNMTRLTLPDGRCAVIISRPIPEGGQLYDNYGMHHCLMARTERRSDLMKQYKFPCKCEACENNYPMLFNLPRVDFYEHGMIDVHSIHAELVMHQPKKAEELLPKLLGYLNKITQYPYFEVCCCQELLLRCLEILHMYTSKSTRYLRYCKP; encoded by the exons ATGAGTAATCAACTCGAAGAAAAATTCGGTGCATGGGAACTGTTTGAGGAATTATGGGAAGAATCAATGAAGGA CGACGCGATTGTGGCCGTCTCACAAGCAATCAGATATAAATTATTAAATGAACCCTGTAAAGACAGACTAAATCTTCGCCAGGATGTAAAAGACAATGCAAAAGCCCGCGATCTAAGGACCAAGGGCAATGAGTTGTTCCATCCAAAAGTGAAAAGATACATAGAAGCGACAAAATACTACAATGAAAGCATTTCGTTCTCTACCAAAGGATCAGAAGAACGAGGAATGGCGTACTCTAATCGTTCCATGATCTGTTACGCGCTACGACAATACGATGATTGCTTGAAGAATATAGCCCTAGCTCGCGAATCAAACTATCCGGAGCGGCTAGCGGTCAAATTGGCCCAGCGTGAAGCTGATGCCAAAAGAGCTCTACAAGTagaaaacaacaataaccaGGATTCTACCGATGGCCAATCCGATACCAACTGCATCACAGAGCCAAAAGAATTGAAGTTGAGCTACGATTCCCTTGAAACATTACCTCAGGTAGCAAATTGTTTGGAACTACGCGAGAGCAAAGACTTTGGTCGATTTGTggccaccaacaaaagttTGAAAGTCGGCGATGTGGTGATAATAGAAAAACCATTTTGCAACCTTCTGCTCGACACATATCGATGCATACGGTGTGATTTTTGTCACCGAGAAAGCATGTTCACTTTGATTCCTTGCGAAAATTGCACCGTGGCCATGTATTGTTCAGAAGAGTGCATGGAAAAAGCGCATGCACAGTACCATCGGTACGAATGTCCAATTATACGGGATTTGTGGCGAATTTTTACGAAAATTCCCGTTCTGGCAGTACGAACCGTCATTTCAGCGATTGCTGCTTTTGGACATAATTTATCTGCTATGAAAGACTACCTTGAAGAGTTAAATGAATCACAGGTGAATGCATTTACTATGGACTGGAGGACGGCAACGCCTCAAGATATATACAGTACAGTGCACGTGCTGGAGTCAAACCATGCCGTCCGTGACGGGAAGGATCGAGAACATCGAAGGTTCTTTGCATATATTGCATTGTCAATGCTGATGGATCGAACTGAACTAGGGCCGGTATGTGATGAAAACCCAGAGATACAAGAAATGTTGTTTGACCTGCTTGAGCGTCATATGCAAACTTGTCCTGTCAACATGCATTCACTGTACTACATGGATTACCATCCAAAGCGGAAGGAATACGACATGGAAAAGTATGCATCAGGTTGCTTTCCATTACTGAGTATGCTGAACCATTCTTGCGCGCCTAATATGACACGGCTCACATTGCCCGATGGGCGTTGTGCAGTCATAATCTCCAGACCAATTCCAGAAGGAGGCCAGCTTTATGATAACTATGG AATGCACCACTGTTTGATGGCCCGCACTGAAAGAAGAAGTGATTTGATGAAACAGTACAAATTTCCTTGTAAATGTGAAGCATGTGAGAACAACTATCCCATGTTATTTAATCTTCCGAGGGTCGATTTTTATGAGCATGGTATGATAGATGTACACAGCATTCATGCTGAACTAGTTATgcatcaaccaaaaaaagcagaagaacTTCTCCCAAAACTGCTAGGCTATCTGAACAAGATAACGCAATACCCGTATTTTGAAGTGTGTTGCTGCCAGGAGTTGCTGCTGCGATGCTTAGAAATTTTGCACATGTATACGTCGAAGAGCACACGATATTTGCGTTATTGTAAACCGTAA
- the LOC128720017 gene encoding enoyl-[acyl-carrier-protein] reductase, mitochondrial, with protein MLPILKHLGFAARVPMPFPSSRSMSVMAKVLRYKEYGEPANVLHLQEEPIPDLQDGEVLIKTLGAPVNPADINTIQGKYPVRPTFPAVGGNECVGEVIALGPSSGNSLKVGDRVVPFASGLGTWRSHGIYKTSRVMKVPAGIGVAEAATITVNPCTGYRMLKDFVSLKPGDTVIQNGANSACGQAIFQLCRAWNIECIGIVRDRPEFGQLKDYLKGLGAAEILTEEELRTTKLFKDGIFRKPKLALNCVGGKNALELSRQLDQAGVMVTYGGMSREPVTVPTASLIFKDLRFVGFWMTRWTKENSASPLRSEMFNELFELIDRGALKAPAHEMIPFEDYTTAVTNALNIQGFVGKKYIFQF; from the exons ATGCTACCGATTCTGAAACATTTGGGTTTTGCAGCCCGAGTACCTATGCCGTTTCCCTCCAGCCGCAGCATGAGTGTAATGGCAAAAGTACTACGTTACAAGGAGTATGGTGAGCCGGCCAATGTGTTGCACCTGCAAGAGGAACCCATCCCAGATCTTCAGGATGGTGAGGTTTTAATAAAGACACTAGGTGCTCCGGTCAACCCTGCTGATATCAATACCATTCAAG GGAAATATCCAGTTAGACCGACGTTTCCAGCCGTTGGAGGTAATGAATGTGTAGGAGAAGTGATTGCATTAGGACCAAGTAGCGGTAACAGTTTAAAAGTGGGGGATCGAGTTGTACCCTTTGCTAGTGGTCTAGGAACGTGGCGTTCACATGGCATCTACAAAACGAGTCGTGTTATGAAAGTTCCGGCGGGCATCGGTGTGGCAGAGGCAGCAACTATCACAGTTAACCCTTGTACTGGCTACCGAATGTTGAAAGATTTCGTCTCGCTAAAACCCGGCGATACAGTAATTCAAAACGGAGCAAATTCTGCTTGCGGACAGGCCATCTTCCAGTTGTGCCGTGCGTGGAATATCGAATGCATTGGAATCGTGCGCGATCGTCCCGAGTTTGGGCAACTGAAGGATTACTTGAAGGGGTTGGGAGCAGCCGAGATTCTTACCGAAGAGGAACTTCGCACGACAAAGCTCTTTAAAGATGGCATTTTTCGCAAACCAAAGTTAGCACTCAACTGTGTCGGTGGAAAGAATGCATTGGAACTCTCTCGCCAACTGGATCAAGCCGGCGTGATGGTTACGTATGGGGGAATGTCTCGCGAACCAGTCACCGTCCCGACAGCATCGCTCATATTCAAAGATCTACGATTCGTCGGTTTCTGGATGACGCGGtggacgaaagaaaactccGCCAGTCCGCTGCGTAGCGAAATGTTCAACGAGTTGTTTGAGTTAATTGATCGTGGCGCTTTGAAAGCTCCCGCGCATGAAATGATTCCGTTTGAGGACTATACGACGGCGGTTACAAATGCACTTAACATTCAAGGTTTTGTGgggaaaaaatacatttttcaattttag
- the LOC128730538 gene encoding probable enoyl-CoA hydratase, mitochondrial produces MANIGRLLVSRVAGQLVRNVAASQQQQQANLLRFYSSAPKSYEFIKAELTGEKKNVALITLNRPKALNALCNGLVEEISDALDRYEADDSVGAIVITGSEKAFAAGADIKEMQPNTYAKCINTNFLANWTRVAKAQKPVIAAVNGYALGGGCELAMMCDIIYAGEKARFGQPEIALGTIPGAGGSQRTTLAMGKSKAMEMCLTGNMITAEEAERSGLVSKVFPADKVVDEAVKLGEKISTFSPLIVRLCKEAVNAAYEMSLNEGLRFERRHFHATFSTKDRMEGMTAFVEKRPPKFTNE; encoded by the exons atggcaaacattgGACGTCTTCTAGTTTCCCGCGTCGCTGGTCAGCTGGTGCGCAATGTGGCTGccagccagcaacagcaacaagccAATCTGCTGCGGTTCTACAGCAGCG CTCCCAAGTCGTACGAATTTATCAAAGCCGAACTGAcgggtgagaagaaaaatgtcGCCCTGATCACGTTGAATCGCCCTAAAGCTCTTAACGCCCTGTGCAATGGCCTGGTGGAGGAAATCAGCGATGCCCTCGATCGCTACGAGGCAGATGATTCGGTAGGCGCGATCGTCATCACTGGTAGCGAGAAGGCGTTTGCTGCTGGCGCTGACATTAAGGAAATGCAACCCAACACGTACGCCAAGTGCATAAACACAAACTTCCTGGCAAATTGGACTCGCGTGGCTAAAGCTCAGAAGCCCGTTATTGCCGCAGTCAATGGATACGCCTTGGGCGGAGGTTGTGAGCTGGCCATGATGTGCGACATTATCTACGCCGGCGAGAAGGCGCGTTTTGGCCAGCCGGAAATTGCACTAGGTACGattcccggtgccggtggcagcCAGCGCACGACCCTTGCGATGGGCAAATCGAAGGCGATGGAGATGTGCCTGACCGGAAACATGATTACGGCGGAGGAAGCCGAACGTTCCGGGCTTGTCAGCAAGGTCTTCCCGGCTGACAAGGTGGTGGATGAGGCGGTGAAGCTGGGCGAGAAAATCTCCACCTTCTCGCCGCTGATCGTGCGCCTTTGCAAAGAAGCAGTGAACGCGGCCTACGAAATGTCGTTGAATGAGGGTTTGCGGTTTGAACGACGCCATTTCCATGCCACCTTCTCGACTAAGGACCGTATGGAGGGTATGACGGCGTTCGTGGAGAAACGTCCTCCGAAATTTACCAACGAATAA
- the LOC128730886 gene encoding death-associated protein 1, whose translation MADEDKGLVAGHPPAVKAGGMRIVQHKTPNPERPAKDPVEVIGLSNPAPNVNTGEVVQSATSTKHTDHSVEASQVAHAQKPPAAIHNKPVNHIQQPRK comes from the exons ATGGCTGATGAAGACAAAGGATTGGTTGCAGGTCATCCTCCAGCGG TGAAGGCTGGTGGTATGCGCATTGTGCAACATAAAACCCCGAACCCTGAGCGACCAGCCAAGGATCCAGTTGAGGTCATCGGGCTTTCG AATCCTGCCCCCAACGTAAACACTGGTGAAGTGGTCCAGTCGGCAACAAGTACCAAGCATACCGACCATTCCGTTGAGGCTTCACAGGTGGCCCATGCCCAGAAACCACCGGCTGCCATACACAACAAACCAGTGAACCACATCCAACAGCCTCGGAAGTGA
- the LOC128729615 gene encoding H/ACA ribonucleoprotein complex non-core subunit NAF1, translated as MEETKKTEDSANGDPVDINPSAGVVVINENIDAREESGKIDPSIDSVKDTVDEPKNALSEPSTENVDVQEHNIIKHNCSIDTIATEEVQSKNSISSKELGESPIESVSMAETATQAETIDPGATEVEAKLNDSTPTTLEQVSQKVSMEDSSNSLKEEFKKPMDIAAVDSEQVMEVEEQTAAIAAVTVPVQEQIATEQQIESEAIKSIANSSLSMLSQYSGSSDSEADESDAGSVAATKEVASSSSSDDSDVEISNDIPIGGGYRVQLDPVLVSDAETMDTNAASSEDEDDRIPTGPIRTAGEILPHELPHIEELTITVPETECKPIGHIDSIVAQIVLVQSVVGAELLNLDTVLFLERGKRALGKIFDVIGQVNQPIYCILFNSNQEVLSRNIELGAEVYCAPRTEYTSFIILSELMRTKGSDASWKNDNEIPAYLAEHSDDEAERSAKKNRKKGVRNNQPMQGGDERLEFAEDQSSSVNPRQRHNYHQQQFPYSSRPQFQRPPPNGGRNFNPRYPSGHSWHHNYTNPRYGNPQQYQQRFPQRNQQFQQMPYSQTPPPQGSQFLLNPFAAQPSSRPPPPSGPN; from the exons ATGGAGGAGACCAAGAAAACAGAGGATTCAGCAAATGGCGATCCTGTAGATATAAATCCATCTGCAGGAGTGGTTGTTATTAACGAAAATATAGATGCACGTGAAGAAAGTGGTAAAATAGACCCCAGCATCGACTCGGTTAAGGATACGGTGGATGAACCTAAGAATGCACTCTCTGAACCAAGCACAGAAAATGTAGATGTACAAGAACACAATATAATTAAACACAATTGCAGCATTGATACGATTGCAACAGAAGAAGTGCAAAGCAAAAATAGCATCTCCAGTAAGGAACTAGGTGAATCTCCGATAGAGAGTGTTTCCATGGCAGAAACGGCTACACAGGCTGAAACGATTGATCCAGGAGCAACTGAAGTTGAAGCAAAACTTAACGATTCTACGCCAACGACACTGGAACAAGTTTCCCAGAAAGTGTCCATGGAAGATTCGTCGAACAGTTTGAAAGAGGAATTTAAAAAACCCATGGATATCGCTGCTGTAGATTCTGAGCAGGTGATGGAGGTAGAGGAACAGACAGCGGCCATTGCTGCTGTAACGGTACCGGTTCAGGAACAAATCGCCACGGAACAGCAAATAGAGTCAGAAGCGATTAAAAGTATCGCTAATAGTTCGTTGTCAATGCTGTCCCAGTACTCGGGAAGTTCCGATTCGGAAGCTGACGAATCAGACGCAGGCAGTGTGGCGGCTACAAAGGAAGTGGCGTCGTCATCCTCTTCCGATGATAGTGATGTAGAAATTTCAAATGATATCCCAATAGGTGGAGGTTATCGCGTACAATTAGATCCGGTACTGGTTAGCGATGCTGAGACGATGGATACCAA CGCTGCCTCATCGGAAGACGAGGACGACAGAATCCCCACTGGTCCAATTCGTACTGCAGGGGAGATTTTACCTCATGAATTACCTCACATCGAGGAACTTACCATAACCGTCCCGGAGACGGAATGCAAACCAATCGGGCATATTGATTCGATAGTAGCACAGATCGTGCTAGTGCAGTCTGTCGTTGGTGCCGAATTGCTTAATCTGGACACGGTGTTGTTTCTGGAGCGTGGTAAACGCGCGTTGGGAAAAATCTTCGATGTCATTGGGCAAGTAAATCAACCGATCTATTGCATACTATTCAATTCGAACCAGGAAGTTTTAAGCAGAAATATTGAATTGGGTGCCGAAGTGTACTGTGCCCCTCGCACGGAATACACCTCGTTTATTATTCTCTCGGAATTGATGCGAACAAAAGGATCGGATGCTAGCTGGAAGAATGATAACGAAATTCCGGCTTACTTGGCTGAACATTCCGATGATGAGGCTGAAAGATCAGCTAAAAAGAATCGCAAGAAAGGAGTTCGCAATAATCAACCAATGCAGGGCGGCGATGAGAGGTTGGAGTTTGCCGAAGATCAATCGTCTTCTGTGAACCCGCGCCAAAGACACAATTATCATCAACAGCAGTTTCCGTACAGCTCTCGACCGCAGTTCCAACGACCGCCACCAAATGGTGGCAGAAACTTTAATCCTCGCTATCCATCTGGTCACAGTTGGCATCACAATTATACAAACCCGCGTTACGGTAACCCACAGCAATACCAACAACGCTTCCCGCAGCGAAACCAACAGTTTCAGCAGATGCCGTATTCGCAAACACCTCCACCTCAAGGAAGCCAATTTTTGCTGAATCCTTTCGCTGCACAGCCTTCATCGAGGCCACCTCCACCATCGGGACCTAACTGA